The following are from one region of the Leptospira harrisiae genome:
- a CDS encoding aspartate kinase: MSSKIVVQKYGGTSVGDTTKIQNVAKRIKRYHDEGQKVAVVVSAMGHTTDELVDLADQISKNPPKREMDMLLSTGEQVSIALLAIALNEIGVPAQSFTGSQLKILTDGNFSNGKIEMIDRSRIDEAFNKGKVVIVAGFQGIDKDENIVTLGRGGSDTSAVALAAALGADECEIYTDVDGVYTADPRKIPTAKMHKQITYEEMLELASLGAGVLHSRSVELGMNYNVVIHVRSSFHDKPGTLVMSEDKIMEKMKVSGVTAKGDQARVTIADVKDKPGIAAELFTQLANKDVIVDVIVQSSPRDGINTISFTIAKKDIVAAKPIIDAYAKDHGNGKAEIDENISIVSAVGVGMKSHVGVAAKMFQSLAEKNINIEMISTSEIKISCVIKQNQAEDAVKALHTTFIG, encoded by the coding sequence TCGTTGTCCAAAAATACGGTGGAACCTCCGTTGGTGACACCACTAAAATCCAAAACGTGGCCAAACGTATCAAACGTTACCACGACGAAGGCCAAAAAGTTGCCGTTGTAGTTTCTGCAATGGGACATACTACTGACGAACTAGTCGATCTGGCTGACCAAATTTCTAAAAATCCTCCGAAAAGAGAAATGGATATGTTACTCTCGACGGGCGAACAAGTGTCGATTGCCCTTCTTGCCATTGCTCTAAATGAGATCGGAGTACCAGCACAATCCTTTACTGGTTCTCAATTAAAAATCCTAACCGATGGAAACTTCTCCAATGGAAAGATCGAAATGATCGATCGTTCGCGAATTGATGAGGCATTTAACAAAGGAAAGGTGGTAATCGTTGCAGGTTTCCAAGGAATTGATAAAGATGAGAACATAGTCACCCTTGGTCGTGGTGGAAGTGATACTTCTGCTGTGGCTCTTGCTGCTGCCCTCGGTGCTGATGAATGTGAAATTTATACAGACGTTGATGGTGTTTACACCGCCGACCCAAGAAAAATTCCAACAGCAAAAATGCATAAACAAATCACTTACGAAGAAATGTTAGAACTCGCAAGCCTTGGTGCAGGAGTCCTACATTCTCGAAGTGTTGAATTAGGTATGAACTATAACGTGGTCATCCACGTACGATCCAGTTTCCACGACAAACCGGGAACTTTAGTGATGAGTGAGGACAAAATTATGGAAAAAATGAAAGTGAGTGGAGTGACTGCAAAAGGTGACCAAGCTCGTGTGACCATCGCCGATGTAAAAGACAAACCAGGAATTGCTGCGGAGTTATTCACTCAATTGGCAAACAAAGATGTAATCGTGGACGTCATCGTTCAATCTTCTCCAAGAGACGGAATCAATACCATTTCCTTCACCATTGCCAAAAAAGATATCGTTGCCGCAAAACCAATCATTGATGCTTATGCAAAAGATCATGGAAATGGAAAAGCAGAAATTGATGAAAACATTTCGATTGTATCTGCTGTTGGTGTGGGAATGAAATCTCATGTAGGTGTGGCCGCTAAGATGTTCCAATCGCTTGCTGAAAAAAACATCAATATAGAAATGATCTCCACATCAGAGATTAAAATTTCCTGTGTCATCAAACAAAACCAAGCGGAAGACGCAGTAAAGGCTTTACATACCACGTTCATCGGATAA